The Helianthus annuus cultivar XRQ/B chromosome 16, HanXRQr2.0-SUNRISE, whole genome shotgun sequence genome includes a window with the following:
- the LOC110917596 gene encoding uncharacterized protein LOC110917596 translates to MIKCLGMRNLKLVNFKLLIVHLNRCGSLKNLYLNTPNLKTLYFHGPRGKPCTIELINCKKLMNLHLVGVAMNTTMFVNCNESFPLLQMLTLAGCAMSGCINISRCDAADGFLSDWWGVFWDHYTSKTHADSNAGQDISRNPLRRLKLIFRACLKPRPRLRFWLMCGL, encoded by the exons ATGATTAAATGCCTGGGGATGAGAAACCTGAAGCTTGTGAATTTTAAGCTATTAATTGTTCACTTGAACCGCTGTGGAAGCTTGAAGAATTTGTACCTCAACACACCAAATCTTAAAACTTTATACTTCCATGGACCGCGTGGCAAACCATGCACGATTGAGCTTATTAATTGCAAAAAGTTAATGAATTTGCATTTAGTTGGGGTTGCTATGAACACTACGATGTTCGTAAACTGCAACGAAAGTTTTCCGCTTCTTCAGATGTTGACACTTGCTGGCTGTGCTATGAGTGGATGTATTAACATCTCAA GGTGTGATGCAGCTGATGGGTTTTTAAGTGATTGGTGGGGGGTATTCTGGGACCATTATACTTCAAAGACACATGCTGATTCTAATGCTGGTCAGGATATATCCCGGAATCCTCTGCGCAG GCTCAAGCTGATTTTCAGGGCCTGTCTCAAGCCCAGGCCCAGACTGAGATTCTGGCTCATGTGTGGACTTTAG